In a single window of the Zea mays cultivar B73 chromosome 5, Zm-B73-REFERENCE-NAM-5.0, whole genome shotgun sequence genome:
- the LOC103627794 gene encoding glutaredoxin 2, with product MALALAGLPHAASRLVPRVRQPPFRALCAAAAAGDASKRMLVLYTKPGCCLCDGLKEKLHAASMLAGTPYSLASLELQERDITTNPEWERLYQYEIPVLAKVLPDGTEEVLPRLSPRLSVELVQKKIYFAFDQ from the exons atGGCGCTGGCGCTGGCCGGGCTCCCCCACGCCGCTTCCCGCCTCGTGCCTCGTGTCCGCCAGCCTCCCTTCCGCGCTCTCTGCGCCGCAGCTGCGGCCGGCGATGCCTCGAAGCGGATGCTGGTACTGTACACCAAGCCGGGGTGCTGCCTCTGCGATGGACTCAAGGAGAAGCTCCACGCCGCGTCCATGCTTGCTGGCACGCCCTACTCACTCGCGTCTCTCGAGCTCCAG GAGAGGGACATCACGACGAATCCGGAGTGGGAGCGGCTCTACCAGTACGAGATTCCAGTGTTGGCCAAGGTGCTCCCCGACGGGACCGAG GAAGTACTTCCCAGATTATCGCCACGTCTAAGTGTTGAGCTCGTACAAAAGAAAATTTATTTTGCGTTTGATCAGTAG
- the LOC103627795 gene encoding uncharacterized protein, whose product MGKAGSVFPSPAPATRSSRCRCGCGAVVEKVVVNGKCVSVLFLAVSGFLSAFFLLLRLRTSGDVPDDPGILAEIEAGFILSVPHSQVASQTGMLEKEIYTQIGVPNSKVSVSMQPYVYADTTYVKFGVLPDPRNTSMSTESIDALRASLIKLTLQQLNLSLTPSVFGDTFCLEILGFPGGITVLLPHSAPHADLREPLFNVTFNSTIHEIRGVLEEMKIELGSTLEQTPDEELYVELTNMNGSTVATPVTVQVSISPVDHSIYLGNYRLEQLARIITNWSARNLGLNTSIFGEIIGLTLSPLLQAFLPSSAPSFSPISPPSMPWPPIPEGPKIYPSREISCPPLVKIQNATTQHRRLMRVPSKTISPQLSTRFHRKHTSEGKKNSIAVPATTFAAPAPKQK is encoded by the exons ATGGGCAAGGCCGGCAGCGTTTTCCCTAGCCCTGCGCCGGCAACCAGGTCCAGCCGCTGCCGGTGTGGGTGTGGCGCGGTCGTTGAAAAGGTGGTGGTCAACGGCAAGTGCGTATCCGTGCTGTTCCTGGCAGTCAGCGGGTTCCTCTCGGCCTTCTTCCTGCTGCTTCGTCTCCGGACATCAGGAGACGTCCCCGATGATCCTGGCATACTCGCCG AAATCGAGGCAGGCTTCATTTTGTCAGTGCCACACTCACAGGTAGCTTCACAGACTGGAATGCTCGAAAAAGAGATATATACCCAAATAGGTGTCCCCAACAGCAAG GTTTCAGTTTCCATGCAACCATACGTATATGCAGACACCACTTATGTGAAGTTTGGTGTTCTTCCAGACCCAAGAAATACCTCCATGAGCACAGAATCCATCGACGCACTGAGAGCGTCCTTGATAAAACTTACGCTACAGCAGCTGAATCTGTCTCTGACACCGTCTGTTTTTGGAGACACGTTTTGCTTGGAGATTCTAGGGTTCCCAGGAGGGATCACGGTACTGCTTCCGCATAGTGCTCCGCATGCTGACTTGAGAGAACCTCTCTTCAATGTCACGTTTAACTCGACCATTCATGAAATAAGGGGGGTTCTTGAGGAGATGAAGATTGAGCTTGGATCCACACTAGAGCAAACACCAGATGAG GAATTATATGTCGAGTTAACGAATATGAATGGCTCAACGGTTGCAACACCAGTTACAGTTCAAGTTTCCATCTCCCCCGTTGACCACAGCATCTATCTAGGAAACTACAGGCTCGAACAGCTAGCCAGAATCATAACAAACTGGAGTGCAAGGAACCTTGGCCTAAATACCTCAATTTTCGGCGAGATTATAGGTTTGACGTTGTCTCCACTCCTACAAGCCTTCCTTCCATCCAGTGCTCCTAGCTTCTCTCCAATATCACCGCCATCCATGCCCTGGCCTCCAATACCGGAGGGGCCAAAAATCTACCCTTCCAGGGAAATCTCATGCCCTCCTTTGGTTAAAATTCAAAATGCAACCACTCAACATCGCAGACTAATGCGTGTGCCATCCAAGACGATTTCTCCACAATTGTCGACACGGTTTCATAGGAAGCACACATCTGAGGGCAAGAAAAATAGTATTGCAGTGCCAGCAACAACATTCGCTGCACCAGCACCCAAGCAGAAATGA
- the LOC100281124 gene encoding Transmembrane emp24 domain-containing protein p24delta3 precursor, translated as MAGALALAVLLAVASLHAEAVWLDVPQSGTKCVSEEIQSNVVVLTDYSIMYESHPYSHPTIAVKVTSPYGNTLHHSENSTVGQFAFTTAEAGNYVACFWVDSAEKGSGVSVNLDWKIGIATKDWDAIAKKEKIEGVELELRKLEVAVQAIHQNLIYLKEREAEMRTVSETTNSRVVWFSTLSLWVCIAVSVLQVRHLQGFFRKKKLI; from the exons ATGGCGGGGGCGCTGGCCCTCGCGGTGTTGCTCGCCGTCGCGTCGCTCCATGCTGAGGCGGTGTGGCTGGACGTGCCACAGTCGGGGACCAAGTGCGTGTCGGAGGAGATCCAGTCTAACGTGGTGGTGCTCACCGACTATTCCATCATGTACGAGTCCCACCCCTATTCGCACCCCACCATCGCCGTCAAG GTTACTTCACCATATGGGAACACCTTGCATCACAGTGAGAATTCTACAGTTGGTCAATTTGCATTCACAACCGCAGAAGCTGGAAACTACGTTGCATGCTTCTGGGTTGATAGTGCAGAGAAAGGATCAGGAGTATCTGTGAATCTTGACTGGAAGATTGGGATCGCAACAAAAGATTGGGATGCTATTGCTAAGAAGGAAAAAATTGAG GGTGTAGAACTAGAGCTTCGGAAACTTGAagtggcagtgcaggccattcatCAGAACTTGATATACCTCAAAGAAAG GGAAGCAGAGATGCGAACTGTGAGTGAGACAACAAATTCAAGGGTCGTCTGGTTCAGTACTCTGTCGCTATGGGTCTGCATTGCGGTATCGGTTTTGCAAGTCCGACACCTTCAAGGGTTCTTCAGAAAGAAGAAGCTCATTTAG